The following nucleotide sequence is from Synergistaceae bacterium.
GTCGGACCAAGGGTTTGCCTCCGGCTTCCTTCAGATTCCACCTCACGATGGACACCCTTGCCTTTGGCTAACAGTTCCCACTGCAAAGCCTGTAACGGTCTTTCACCGTCTAGTCTGCGCACATGTCGGGCGCACCAAAAATAAAGCTGTCTCCCTCTTGGCGGAGAGAGGCAGCTTTAATTGATAAGCTAAATTTGGGGCCTGACTAGATGGTCCTTCCGACCTCAAAGCCTTCCATTATGGCTTCTCCGCCCAGACCGACTTTTGCAGCGCCTCCAATGACGCGGATGTCAAAACCGTCTTTTTTCAGTGCATCTGCAAGGCCCAGCACCGGTTTTGCCCCAACAGCAATGACAACTGTGTCGCATGGGATCACTTCATTTACTGCGCCGGACACCTTCACTCCTGCATCTGTGATCTCGTCGACCGTGGTCTTTGTGCAGATCCTTACTTTGTTCTTTTCAAGATCTTCCAGAAGATCCCAGCGCGGGACCACTATTTCATCACCTGCGATCGCGTCCAGCATTTCGATGATAGTGACGCCTTTTAAGTAGTTTGCAAGCTGGTTGGCAGTTTCAGCTCCTACACATCCGCCACCCACAACAACAACGCTGTTGCCTGTGTTGACCTTTCCTGAAAGAACATCATGAGCGGTTACTGCGTTTGGCCTGTTGATCCCCGGTATGTTTGGGATGATGGGATCAGCTCCCGTGGCGGCGAAAATGACATCCGGATTTTCCTTTTTCACAAGTTCCGGGGTGACTTCCGTCTCCATCAGGACGGGCACGTTCAGTTTTTCGAGCTCGTTTAACTGCCAGTTGATATAGTTGATCATTTCACCTTTTCCGGGTGGTACAGCACCGATGCGGAACTGGCCGCCTGCCCAGCGGTTTTTCTCGAAAACCTTTACCCTGTGTCCGCGCGAGGCCGCTGTGATAGCTGCCTCAAGTCCTGCAGGACCTGAACCTATGACCATTATATTTTTGGGTGCCGCTGTCTTTTCAAGAGAGACTTCGCTTTCCCTGCCCAGTGTCGGATTCAGGATACACTGGATCGGGACATTGTTTAGCAGGTTTTTAACGCATCCGTGATGGCATGCGATACAATTGCGGATCTCATCGAAGCGGCCCTCTTTTGCCTTGTTGGGTGTCTCAGGATCGGTAAGTGACTGTCGTCCCATTGCAACTATATCTGCTTTTCCGGAGGCAATGACCGTTTCTGCCAGCCTGGGGTCGTTGATCCTTCCAACAGAGATCACAGGAAGTTTGGTTATCTTTTTTACCTCTACCGCAGCAGTGGTATTCCATGAGTGGCCGCGGTACTGCGAGGGTATGATGTCATCAAAGGAACGGTAAACACCCGCAGAAACATGGATATAGTCAATTCCGGCCTCCTCAAGAAAAGGGACTATAGTCATCGTATCACCGATATTTCTGCCTCCGGTAACATATTCATCTGCAGATATACGGTAACCGACGATAAAATCCTTGCTGACCTTCGAGCGAATATCTTTCACGATCTGTACGGCAAAACGGATACGATTCTGGAGAGATCCTCCGTACTCGTCGGTACGTTTGTTGGTATAGGAGGACATGAACTGGGAGATCAGATATCCATGGGCGCCGTGGACCTCTATGCCGTCAAACCCTGCTTTCTCGGCTCTGCGCGCACAATCACCAAACTCTGTGATGATTTTTTTGATTTCCTCAATGCTCAACTCTTCCGGCATGTCCGGGCTGAATGGGCAGGGAATTGCAGAAGGGGCCTCAGGTGCCTCGCCAAGTACCATTTTGCTGGACTGCCTGCCGGCGTGGTATATCTGCGCGATCAAAACAGTATCATGCTTGTGGATCCTTTTCGTAAATTCCTTAAATCCCGGGATCTGCTCATCATTCCACAGTCCGGGCAGATGTTTGAATCCCTTCCCCCTAGGCCTTACAGCAAAATCTTCCGTAATTATCATTCCAAAGCCGCCCTTGGCTTTTGCTTCGTGATATGCCGAAAACATTTCTGTACATGTTCCGTCCTCGTTGCAGTAGTTTGTCACCATTGGAGATACCGCCAGGCGGTTTTTCATGGTCTTTCCTTTGATGACGAAAGGGCTGAAAAGATTTTTCAACATTTTTTCATTCCTCCTATGTGTATTATTGTCTTAGTAAAATGAGTTGCCGGTAGGTGATGAC
It contains:
- a CDS encoding FAD-dependent oxidoreductase codes for the protein MLKNLFSPFVIKGKTMKNRLAVSPMVTNYCNEDGTCTEMFSAYHEAKAKGGFGMIITEDFAVRPRGKGFKHLPGLWNDEQIPGFKEFTKRIHKHDTVLIAQIYHAGRQSSKMVLGEAPEAPSAIPCPFSPDMPEELSIEEIKKIITEFGDCARRAEKAGFDGIEVHGAHGYLISQFMSSYTNKRTDEYGGSLQNRIRFAVQIVKDIRSKVSKDFIVGYRISADEYVTGGRNIGDTMTIVPFLEEAGIDYIHVSAGVYRSFDDIIPSQYRGHSWNTTAAVEVKKITKLPVISVGRINDPRLAETVIASGKADIVAMGRQSLTDPETPNKAKEGRFDEIRNCIACHHGCVKNLLNNVPIQCILNPTLGRESEVSLEKTAAPKNIMVIGSGPAGLEAAITAASRGHRVKVFEKNRWAGGQFRIGAVPPGKGEMINYINWQLNELEKLNVPVLMETEVTPELVKKENPDVIFAATGADPIIPNIPGINRPNAVTAHDVLSGKVNTGNSVVVVGGGCVGAETANQLANYLKGVTIIEMLDAIAGDEIVVPRWDLLEDLEKNKVRICTKTTVDEITDAGVKVSGAVNEVIPCDTVVIAVGAKPVLGLADALKKDGFDIRVIGGAAKVGLGGEAIMEGFEVGRTI